A part of Spiribacter vilamensis genomic DNA contains:
- the rfbC gene encoding dTDP-4-dehydrorhamnose 3,5-epimerase produces the protein MIVTELRLPGVMLIEPDVFRDPRGFFLETFQAQRYREAAGITLPFVQDNHSRSPRGVLRGLHAQHRYPQGKLVRVARGEVFDVSVDIDPASPYFGVWTGAVLSDDNQRQLWIPPGYAHGFLVLSDVADFEYKCTDYYVPDDEVGLVWDDSAVGIDWPLADPVLSDKDRAWPTLAQIKADR, from the coding sequence ATGATCGTCACGGAGCTCCGCCTGCCGGGGGTGATGCTGATCGAGCCCGATGTCTTTCGCGACCCCCGGGGTTTCTTCCTCGAGACTTTCCAGGCCCAGCGCTATCGCGAGGCGGCCGGCATCACCCTCCCCTTTGTCCAGGACAACCACTCCCGCTCGCCCCGCGGCGTACTTCGCGGACTCCATGCCCAGCATCGTTACCCCCAGGGCAAGCTCGTGCGCGTCGCCCGCGGCGAGGTCTTCGATGTGAGCGTGGATATCGACCCCGCGTCGCCGTATTTCGGCGTCTGGACCGGCGCGGTCCTTTCCGACGACAACCAGCGCCAGCTCTGGATACCGCCGGGCTATGCCCACGGCTTCCTTGTGCTCTCCGACGTGGCGGATTTCGAGTACAAGTGCACCGATTACTACGTGCCGGATGACGAGGTCGGCCTGGTCTGGGACGACTCGGCCGTCGGCATCGACTGGCCGCTCGCAGACCCGGTCCTCTCGGACAAGGACAGGGCATGGCCGACGCTCGCGCAGATCAAGGCCGACCGATGA
- the prsK gene encoding XrtA/PEP-CTERM system histidine kinase PrsK → MALIGFASYAVAAVVFALAALLLVLHWHSDLRGGLLIAAVSLTALWGAVLAWGALNPGAVVVAEVAELLRSGGWLVFISALLAPVSRLNGWLRALSIMTIALVGISLLSVLMRHGMNGPVSMQGIPGDDLSFAVPALALAVLGLILLEQLLRSLPAENRASIRFLCIGVGIILAYDVYLYSFRLLYQQMQISAWDARGLVTALAVPMILIAARRNREWEVPVFLSREVVFQTTTLLAVGGYLLMVALGGYYVRDFGGTWGAFAQIVLVAGALIGLLLLLVSEPIRRRFRVLINKHFFTRKYDYREEWLRLTERLAEAQDDLTPYERAVRVVADVVESPAGLLWRDGDQGFELSASWRIDPPAEATIPRDASLVTFLRDSEWIVDVAELDAIPARYRDMQLPDSVRRVPAAWAIVPLLYQQTLTGILLLTRPRSGGEIKWEDRDLLKTLGKQVASYLGQHENAQALAQARQFEAFNQLTAFLMHDLKNLIAQQSLIVRNADRHKHNPAFVDDAFATIGDSVKRMEHILEYMQRRRVSHLSEQVDVHHLLVEAVSRCADRRPEPSLELDVRGAHIDTDREAFAMVVIHLLRNAQDATPEEGMILLAAREEGGQVTLEVRDSGSGMSEAFIRDGLFKPFHTTKSTKGMGIGAHQVREFTQRHGGQLTVTSQVGEGTTFRLTLPTSAVESPDDEARVSGQGL, encoded by the coding sequence GCGAGCTATGCGGTGGCCGCGGTCGTTTTCGCCCTGGCGGCCCTCCTTTTGGTGCTGCACTGGCATAGCGATCTGCGCGGCGGGCTGCTGATTGCCGCCGTGAGTCTGACCGCGTTGTGGGGCGCAGTGCTCGCGTGGGGGGCGCTCAACCCCGGGGCAGTGGTCGTCGCTGAAGTCGCGGAGCTGTTGCGCTCGGGGGGGTGGCTGGTATTCATCAGCGCGCTGCTTGCCCCTGTCAGTCGTCTCAATGGCTGGCTGCGAGCGCTGTCAATCATGACGATTGCCCTTGTGGGGATAAGCCTGCTGTCGGTGTTGATGCGACATGGCATGAACGGTCCGGTGTCGATGCAGGGGATCCCGGGTGATGATCTATCATTTGCCGTTCCGGCCCTCGCGCTGGCGGTGCTCGGGTTGATTCTGCTCGAACAACTGCTGCGTAGTCTTCCCGCGGAAAACCGCGCATCAATCCGTTTTCTGTGCATCGGCGTCGGCATCATCCTCGCCTACGATGTCTACCTCTACTCGTTTCGCTTGCTCTACCAGCAAATGCAGATTTCGGCCTGGGATGCCCGCGGTCTAGTCACCGCCCTTGCCGTGCCTATGATCCTGATCGCTGCACGGCGCAACCGCGAATGGGAGGTTCCAGTGTTCCTCTCCCGCGAAGTCGTGTTCCAGACGACAACGCTGTTGGCGGTGGGCGGCTATCTGCTGATGGTGGCGCTGGGCGGTTATTACGTCCGTGATTTCGGCGGGACCTGGGGAGCATTCGCGCAGATCGTGCTGGTGGCCGGCGCATTGATCGGCCTGCTGCTGTTGCTGGTATCGGAGCCCATCCGACGCCGGTTCCGGGTGTTGATCAACAAGCATTTCTTCACGCGCAAGTACGACTACCGCGAGGAATGGCTGCGACTGACCGAGCGCCTTGCCGAGGCGCAGGATGATCTAACGCCTTACGAGCGGGCCGTGCGGGTGGTGGCGGACGTTGTAGAGAGCCCTGCGGGGTTGCTCTGGCGTGACGGAGACCAGGGGTTCGAGCTATCGGCCAGCTGGCGGATCGATCCGCCGGCCGAGGCGACCATTCCCCGGGATGCGTCCCTGGTCACCTTCCTCCGTGACAGCGAGTGGATTGTCGACGTCGCGGAGCTGGATGCGATCCCCGCGCGCTATCGCGATATGCAACTCCCTGACTCCGTACGGCGCGTACCGGCAGCGTGGGCGATTGTGCCGTTGCTGTATCAGCAGACACTGACCGGCATTCTCCTGCTCACCCGCCCCCGTAGTGGCGGCGAGATCAAGTGGGAGGATCGCGACCTTCTCAAAACACTGGGCAAGCAGGTCGCGAGTTATCTCGGTCAGCACGAGAATGCCCAGGCCCTGGCACAGGCCCGCCAGTTCGAGGCATTCAACCAGCTCACCGCCTTTCTGATGCACGATCTCAAAAACCTCATCGCCCAGCAGTCACTGATTGTCCGCAACGCGGATCGGCACAAGCATAATCCGGCGTTCGTGGACGATGCCTTCGCGACCATCGGCGATTCAGTGAAGCGCATGGAACACATCCTCGAATACATGCAGCGCCGTAGAGTGAGTCACCTCAGCGAACAGGTGGATGTCCATCATCTGCTTGTCGAAGCGGTCTCACGCTGTGCCGATCGCCGGCCCGAGCCGTCGCTTGAGCTCGACGTCCGCGGGGCGCATATCGACACCGATCGCGAGGCCTTCGCCATGGTGGTGATCCATCTGCTCCGCAACGCGCAGGACGCGACACCCGAGGAGGGCATGATCCTGCTTGCCGCTCGCGAGGAAGGCGGCCAGGTGACCCTCGAGGTCCGCGACAGCGGGTCGGGGATGTCGGAGGCATTTATCCGGGACGGGCTGTTCAAGCCGTTCCATACCACCAAGTCCACCAAGGGGATGGGGATCGGTGCCCACCAGGTGCGGGAGTTCACGCAGCGTCACGGCGGTCAACTGACCGTGACCAGCCAGGTTGGCGAAGGCACGACTTTTCGCCTGACGCTCCCGACATCCGCCGTGGAGAGCCCCGACGACGAGGCGCGCGTATCAGGACAGGGCCTGTAG
- the rfbD gene encoding dTDP-4-dehydrorhamnose reductase, with product MADARADQGRPMTILVIGASGQLASHLREQIPSAVFRGRVDLDLAEAATIGPAVQALAPSLIINAAAYTDVDGAESEPATAWRINAEGPAALARVAEQLGVPLIHISTDYVFDGSAEAEYGPDAGTCPVNTYGRTKLAGELAVTTLCERHWILRVSWVFSEFGSNFVKTMLRVGAERDALQVVSDQYGRPTYAGDIATVIRHLATSIAEPSLPWGIYHAVGGRIVSWYEFAGMIFREATQRGLLEQAPAVEPIATASYPTPATRPLRAVLAPSPALNAATGYSPDWEIGLTRTLQALS from the coding sequence ATGGCCGACGCTCGCGCAGATCAAGGCCGACCGATGACGATCCTGGTGATCGGTGCCTCGGGCCAGCTCGCCTCTCACCTTCGCGAGCAGATACCCTCGGCGGTCTTCCGCGGCCGGGTCGATCTGGATCTGGCGGAGGCGGCGACGATTGGGCCGGCGGTTCAGGCACTCGCCCCGTCCCTGATCATCAACGCGGCCGCCTATACGGACGTGGACGGCGCCGAAAGCGAGCCGGCGACGGCCTGGCGGATCAATGCCGAGGGGCCGGCGGCGCTGGCCCGGGTAGCGGAGCAGCTCGGCGTCCCCCTGATCCACATCTCTACCGACTATGTCTTCGATGGCAGTGCCGAGGCCGAGTACGGTCCCGATGCCGGCACCTGTCCCGTCAACACCTACGGCCGGACCAAACTCGCCGGTGAGCTCGCCGTTACCACGCTCTGCGAGCGCCACTGGATCCTGCGGGTCAGCTGGGTGTTCAGTGAGTTCGGCAGCAATTTCGTCAAGACAATGCTGCGCGTGGGCGCCGAGCGCGACGCGCTGCAGGTGGTTTCGGACCAGTACGGCCGCCCCACTTATGCAGGGGATATCGCAACGGTTATCCGGCACCTGGCGACATCGATCGCGGAGCCGAGCCTCCCCTGGGGCATTTACCATGCCGTTGGCGGTCGAATCGTTAGCTGGTACGAGTTTGCCGGCATGATCTTCCGCGAGGCCACCCAACGGGGGCTCCTGGAACAGGCACCCGCGGTGGAGCCGATTGCTACCGCAAGCTATCCGACCCCGGCGACGCGGCCCCTGCGCGCCGTGCTCGCCCCCAGTCCCGCACTGAACGCCGCGACCGGCTACTCACCGGACTGGGAAATCGGGCTGACCCGGACGCTACAGGCCCTGTCCTGA
- the rfbA gene encoding glucose-1-phosphate thymidylyltransferase RfbA gives MKRRGIILAGGAGTRLHPVTLGVCKQLLPIYDKPMIYYPLSTLMLTGIREVLVISTPDDIDRFRQILGDGSQWGMQIEYAIQPRPEGLAQALVIGEDFLAGQPCALILGDNLFFGSGLTGLLRSAAAREHGATVFAYPVVNPQAFGVVDFDARGHALAIEEKPSRPSSRFAVTGLYFYDGDAARRARTLTPSERGELEITDLNNQYLADDALHVERMARGMAWLDTGTHDSLLDAGQFIQTLEKRQGLKVGCPEEVAWNEGWIDSLQLERLAQPLIKSGYGSYLMDLLEREA, from the coding sequence ATGAAACGACGCGGCATTATTCTCGCCGGCGGGGCCGGCACCCGGCTGCACCCGGTGACATTGGGTGTGTGTAAACAGCTGTTGCCGATCTACGACAAGCCCATGATCTACTATCCGCTCAGCACGCTCATGCTCACCGGCATCCGCGAGGTGCTGGTGATCTCCACCCCCGACGACATCGACCGGTTCCGGCAGATCCTCGGCGACGGGTCGCAGTGGGGCATGCAGATCGAGTACGCGATCCAGCCGCGGCCGGAAGGGCTGGCCCAGGCGCTCGTCATCGGCGAGGATTTCCTCGCCGGACAGCCCTGTGCGCTGATACTCGGCGATAACCTGTTCTTCGGCAGCGGCCTGACCGGCCTCCTTCGCTCGGCAGCGGCGCGGGAGCATGGCGCCACCGTATTCGCCTATCCGGTGGTCAACCCGCAGGCCTTCGGCGTGGTCGATTTCGATGCCCGCGGCCATGCCCTGGCCATCGAGGAAAAACCATCCCGACCATCCAGCCGTTTCGCCGTCACCGGACTCTATTTCTACGACGGCGACGCCGCCAGGCGGGCCCGGACGCTGACACCCTCCGAGCGTGGCGAGCTCGAGATTACCGATCTCAACAATCAGTACCTGGCGGACGATGCGCTGCATGTCGAGCGAATGGCGCGCGGTATGGCATGGCTCGATACCGGCACTCACGACTCGCTGCTCGATGCCGGGCAGTTCATCCAGACCCTCGAGAAACGCCAGGGTCTGAAGGTCGGCTGCCCGGAAGAAGTCGCGTGGAACGAGGGCTGGATCGACAGCCTCCAGCTCGAGCGGCTGGCGCAGCCACTGATCAAAAGCGGGTATGGCAGCTACCTGATGGACCTGCTGGAGCGGGAGGCATGA